The stretch of DNA AGTCTTTTGTGACTCCCCGCTCAGCCGTCAGCTCTCTACCTGAGGTGTCCCGGTTGCTGGTTGCAAAAACGGGTAGGAGTGGCTAGAGATTAGGGGGTATGATCCCTCACCCGCCCGTTAAGGAGCCCTGCCATGAACCCTCGTCAACGACTGTGGACCCCGCTGCTTGCCCTGATCGGGTTAACGCTGGGAGGCTGCCAGGCCCTGATGCCGGATAGCCGTGAGCAGATTGATACCCTGGTCTCCTACCGGGAGCGCATGATGCTTCCTCCGGAGGCCGAGGTGACGGTGTTGTTGCAGGATGTCTCCCGCGTAGATGCGCCGGCGGATATTGTGGATGAAGCGCGGCTGGTGGTCGGAGCCAAGGCGCCTCCCTACGCCCTGAGTGTTCGCTATGCGCCCGAGCAGATAGTGACGGGCCATCGCTACGCGATCCGCGCGGAGATTCACAGCGCCGGTAAGTTGATGTTTACCAGCACCGAGCATATTGACCCCTTTGCGGCCGGGGCTGAGCGGCCGCTCCCGCTGATGGTACGCCGGGTGGGGGGGCACAACCCCGCCCGGAATACGGTGAGCCTGACCAATACCTACTGGAAACTGGTGCGTCTGGACGATCAGGCAGTAGATGAAGGCTGGGTCGGCAAAGAGCTGTTTCTGCGCTTCGATGTCGAGGGGGGGCACGCCGGGGGCTATGGGGGGTGCAATCAGTTTAATGCCAGCTATCGGCAACAGGGAAACGATCTCAGCTTCGGTCCCCTGATCTCGACCCAGCGCGCCTGTGCCACCGGTATGGAGCAGGAGGACCGCTTCCTTAATCGGCTGGCGAGCGTGGTGGGTTTCAGTCT from Aestuariirhabdus litorea encodes:
- a CDS encoding YbaY family lipoprotein, whose amino-acid sequence is MNPRQRLWTPLLALIGLTLGGCQALMPDSREQIDTLVSYRERMMLPPEAEVTVLLQDVSRVDAPADIVDEARLVVGAKAPPYALSVRYAPEQIVTGHRYAIRAEIHSAGKLMFTSTEHIDPFAAGAERPLPLMVRRVGGHNPARNTVSLTNTYWKLVRLDDQAVDEGWVGKELFLRFDVEGGHAGGYGGCNQFNASYRQQGNDLSFGPLISTQRACATGMEQEDRFLNRLASVVGFSLKGGILALLNAERKVVAVFEARPEP